From the genome of Thermoflexus hugenholtzii, one region includes:
- the mutL gene encoding DNA mismatch repair endonuclease MutL: MPAGASSRIEVLPPEVAARIAAGEVIERPASVVKELIENALDAGATAIQVELREGGFAWIRVADNGTGIPRDQLPLALARFATSKIRSVEDLTRVRTLGFRGEALPSIAAVARVEILTRTAEETEGTRLLAEEGRITMQPAASPVGTVVTVRDLFYNTPARRRFLKSPLREAERVRETVYRYALGYPEVAFRLLVDGREVLIAPPGTARERAALIWGREVAEELIPVFWEAADLRITGLISRPTLGRSSRAFQYFYVNGRPVRSGLLAVALERPYAGRLPPGRYPLAILHIELPPAFVDVNVHPQKAEVRFSQERSVYWGVSRAVETALSGFPPPEVPPGFWPGGMPELPARPLAEPLEGYRPASRWRALGQLFQSYILAQSEEGLIVVDQHAAHEQVLFERLWSGSPPVALPTPAVLSFSAREAERLEAELDGIRSLGFDIEPFGGNAFVVRAVPAPLSGQPVEGLLSAILEELQAARRDAGDLRERLAMRLACTAAVKAGDGLSPEEMQALLDALQEAWSPSTCPHGRPAWFLLDRDEIERRFLRR, translated from the coding sequence ATGCCGGCCGGCGCGTCCTCCCGCATCGAAGTCCTGCCTCCGGAAGTGGCCGCCCGGATCGCGGCGGGGGAGGTGATCGAACGGCCGGCCTCCGTGGTGAAGGAGCTGATCGAGAACGCCCTGGACGCGGGTGCCACCGCGATCCAGGTCGAGCTCCGGGAAGGGGGCTTCGCCTGGATCCGGGTGGCCGATAACGGGACCGGCATCCCCCGGGATCAGCTCCCGCTGGCCCTGGCCCGCTTCGCCACGAGCAAAATCCGCAGCGTGGAAGATCTGACCCGCGTGCGCACCCTGGGATTCCGCGGCGAGGCCCTGCCCAGCATCGCCGCCGTGGCGCGGGTGGAGATCCTCACCCGCACGGCCGAGGAGACCGAGGGCACCCGTCTGCTCGCGGAGGAAGGGCGGATCACGATGCAGCCGGCGGCCAGCCCGGTGGGGACGGTGGTCACCGTGCGGGACCTTTTCTACAACACGCCGGCCCGCCGGCGCTTCCTGAAATCCCCTTTGCGGGAAGCCGAGCGGGTCCGCGAGACGGTTTATCGCTACGCCCTGGGCTATCCCGAGGTCGCCTTCCGCCTCCTGGTGGACGGCCGGGAGGTTCTGATCGCGCCCCCAGGGACCGCCCGTGAGCGGGCGGCGCTGATCTGGGGACGGGAGGTGGCGGAGGAGCTGATCCCGGTCTTCTGGGAGGCGGCGGACCTGCGCATCACCGGCCTGATCTCCCGGCCCACCCTGGGTCGCTCCTCGCGGGCCTTTCAATACTTCTACGTTAACGGGCGCCCGGTGCGCAGCGGGCTGCTGGCCGTGGCCCTGGAGCGCCCCTATGCCGGGCGGCTCCCGCCGGGGCGCTATCCCCTGGCGATCCTGCACATCGAGCTGCCCCCCGCCTTCGTGGACGTCAACGTCCATCCGCAGAAGGCGGAGGTGCGCTTCTCCCAGGAGCGCTCGGTTTACTGGGGCGTGAGCCGGGCGGTGGAAACCGCCCTATCCGGGTTCCCCCCGCCGGAGGTCCCGCCCGGCTTCTGGCCCGGGGGGATGCCGGAGCTCCCCGCCCGGCCTCTGGCGGAGCCCCTGGAAGGATACCGGCCCGCCTCCCGCTGGCGCGCCCTGGGGCAGCTGTTCCAGAGCTACATCCTGGCCCAGAGCGAGGAGGGCCTGATCGTGGTGGACCAGCACGCTGCTCACGAGCAGGTGCTCTTCGAACGGCTATGGTCCGGAAGCCCACCGGTGGCCCTCCCCACCCCTGCCGTCCTCTCGTTCTCCGCCCGCGAGGCGGAGCGGCTGGAGGCGGAGCTGGACGGGATCCGAAGCCTGGGCTTTGACATCGAGCCCTTCGGGGGGAACGCCTTCGTGGTCCGCGCCGTGCCGGCCCCGCTCTCCGGGCAGCCGGTGGAGGGATTGCTTTCGGCGATCCTGGAGGAGCTGCAGGCCGCCCGGCGGGACGCGGGGGATCTGCGCGAACGGCTGGCGATGCGGCTGGCCTGCACGGCCGCCGTGAAAGCGGGGGACGGCCTCTCCCCGGAGGAGATGCAGGCCCTGCTCGACGCGCTCCAGGAAGCCTGGTCCCCCAGCACGTGCCCCCACGGCCGCCCCGCCTGGTTCCTGCTGGATCGAGATGAGATCGAGCGCCGTTTCCTTCGCCGGTGA
- a CDS encoding CBS domain-containing protein has protein sequence MASVLKQYKVRDWMTPNPITISPRTTLPEAHQIMKEKRIRRLPVVDENGHLVGIVTLGDVREASPSDATSLSIFELNYLLARLTVDKIMTRKVITVTPDTPIYEAARLMLEHKIGGLPVVENGRVVGIITESDIFKMVVRLAAEE, from the coding sequence ATGGCCAGCGTCCTCAAGCAATACAAGGTGCGGGACTGGATGACCCCGAATCCGATCACCATCTCCCCGCGCACGACCCTGCCCGAAGCCCATCAGATCATGAAGGAGAAGCGCATCCGCCGTCTGCCGGTGGTGGATGAGAACGGGCATCTGGTGGGGATCGTCACGCTGGGGGATGTGCGGGAGGCTTCGCCTTCGGATGCCACCTCCCTCAGCATCTTCGAGCTGAACTACCTCCTCGCCCGCCTCACCGTCGATAAGATCATGACCCGCAAGGTCATCACCGTCACGCCGGACACGCCGATCTATGAGGCGGCGCGCCTCATGCTGGAGCATAAGATCGGCGGCCTCCCGGTGGTGGAGAACGGCCGCGTGGTGGGGATCATCACCGAGTCCGACATCTTCAAGATGGTGGTCCGCCTGGCCGCGGAGGAGTGA
- the moaC gene encoding cyclic pyranopterin monophosphate synthase MoaC codes for MLTHLDEHGRARMVDVGEKPETHRVAVARGEVWMAPETMAAIREGSLPKGDVLAAARIAGIMAAKRTPDLIPLCHPLPITRVQVDFALHDPDEAHPLPWVEITAQVETVARTGVEMEALTAVAVAALTIYDMAKALDRRMRLTNIRLIEKHGGRSGDLVLEP; via the coding sequence ATGCTCACGCATCTGGACGAGCACGGCCGGGCGCGGATGGTCGATGTGGGGGAGAAGCCGGAGACCCACCGGGTGGCGGTCGCCCGGGGAGAGGTGTGGATGGCTCCGGAGACCATGGCCGCCATCCGGGAGGGGAGTCTCCCTAAGGGGGATGTGCTGGCGGCGGCGCGCATTGCGGGCATCATGGCCGCCAAGCGCACCCCCGATCTCATTCCCCTGTGCCATCCCCTGCCCATCACCCGGGTCCAGGTGGATTTCGCCCTTCACGATCCCGATGAGGCGCATCCTCTTCCATGGGTGGAGATCACCGCGCAGGTGGAGACGGTGGCCCGCACCGGCGTGGAGATGGAGGCGCTCACGGCGGTGGCGGTGGCGGCCCTGACGATCTACGACATGGCCAAGGCGCTGGATCGGCGCATGCGCCTGACCAACATCCGCCTGATCGAAAAGCACGGAGGACGAAGCGGCGATCTCGTCCTGGAACCGTGA
- the fusA gene encoding elongation factor G, producing MKTYRTENLRNIVLVGHNGSGKTTLAEAMLFISGATTRMGRVEEGNTVSDFDEEEIRRRLSIYTSLIPIEWSDHKLNFLDAPGYLDFVGEMKSAVHVADCALVVVDSVAGVEVGTEQAWAALEERGLPRIAVINKMDRENANYERALESLQRAFKANFVPIQLPIGSQAAFEGVVDLIAMKARRGPRGEAGEIPPALREEAEEARMRLMEAAAESDDELIVKYLEGGELTEEEIRRGLKAGFLTGRIVPVVYVAGFSTIGVGPLLDLLVQLAPSPLEAKPVEAVPVSNGQPEAIQPDPAGPTVAYVFKITADPFVGKLAYFRVFRGTVRSNSHLFNVNKGQEERLAQIFVMRGKEQIPVLELVAGDIGAVPKLNVTGHGDTLCDRSHPVRIAPPVYPTPLYAVAVEPKTKADSAKLIPTLQRLCEEDPTLHLRQEPSTHQTILEGMGDAHIDVAVRRAATKFGVEIVTSVPKVPYRETITKVARAQYRHKKQTGGAGQFGEVHLRIEPLPRDGGFEYVWEVFGGAISSNFAPSIEKGIRSVMEQGLLAGYPIVDVRVAVYDGKEHPVDSNDISFQIAGREAFKLAFQQAGPVLLEPIMQFTIIVPEQFTGDVISDLNTRRARVQGIEQQGDKSVIIALAPLAEMQRYATQLRSLTQGRGVFRMTFSHYEEVPHHIAQTIIEQARREREAAKEKA from the coding sequence ATGAAGACGTATCGCACTGAGAACCTGCGGAACATCGTGCTGGTTGGCCACAACGGATCCGGCAAGACCACCCTGGCAGAGGCGATGCTGTTCATCAGCGGGGCGACCACCCGCATGGGCCGCGTGGAGGAAGGCAACACCGTCTCCGATTTCGATGAGGAGGAGATCCGTCGCCGCCTCTCCATCTACACCTCCCTGATCCCCATCGAATGGTCCGACCACAAGCTCAACTTCCTGGATGCTCCCGGATACCTGGATTTCGTGGGCGAGATGAAGAGCGCGGTTCACGTGGCGGATTGCGCGCTGGTGGTCGTGGACAGCGTGGCGGGCGTGGAGGTGGGCACTGAGCAGGCGTGGGCGGCCCTGGAGGAGCGAGGCCTGCCCCGCATCGCGGTGATCAACAAGATGGATCGGGAGAACGCGAACTACGAGCGAGCCCTGGAGAGCCTGCAGCGGGCCTTCAAGGCGAACTTCGTCCCCATCCAGCTGCCCATCGGCAGTCAGGCGGCTTTCGAAGGGGTGGTGGATCTCATCGCCATGAAAGCGCGCCGGGGCCCCCGTGGGGAGGCCGGGGAGATCCCACCGGCGTTGCGGGAGGAGGCGGAGGAGGCCCGGATGCGCCTGATGGAGGCCGCCGCCGAATCCGATGACGAGCTGATCGTGAAATACCTGGAGGGCGGCGAGCTGACGGAGGAGGAGATCCGCCGGGGCCTGAAGGCCGGCTTCCTGACCGGACGCATCGTCCCGGTGGTCTATGTGGCCGGCTTCTCAACCATCGGCGTCGGCCCTCTGCTGGACCTGCTGGTCCAGCTGGCCCCCTCGCCCCTGGAGGCGAAGCCGGTCGAGGCGGTGCCGGTCTCCAACGGGCAGCCGGAGGCCATCCAGCCGGATCCGGCCGGGCCGACCGTGGCCTATGTGTTCAAGATCACGGCGGATCCCTTCGTCGGGAAACTGGCCTACTTCCGCGTTTTCCGGGGGACCGTGCGCTCCAACTCCCATCTCTTCAACGTGAACAAGGGCCAGGAGGAGCGGCTGGCCCAGATCTTCGTGATGCGGGGCAAGGAGCAGATCCCGGTTCTGGAGCTGGTCGCCGGGGACATCGGGGCGGTCCCCAAGCTGAACGTGACGGGCCACGGGGACACTCTCTGCGATCGCAGCCATCCGGTGCGCATCGCCCCGCCGGTCTATCCCACGCCGCTCTATGCGGTGGCGGTGGAGCCGAAGACGAAGGCCGACTCCGCCAAACTCATCCCGACCCTCCAGCGCCTGTGCGAGGAGGATCCCACCCTCCATCTCCGCCAGGAGCCCTCCACCCATCAGACCATCCTGGAGGGCATGGGGGACGCCCATATCGACGTGGCTGTCCGTCGGGCGGCGACCAAGTTCGGCGTGGAGATCGTGACCAGCGTCCCCAAGGTGCCTTACCGGGAGACGATCACCAAGGTGGCCCGGGCCCAGTATCGCCACAAGAAGCAGACCGGCGGGGCCGGGCAGTTCGGCGAGGTTCACCTGCGCATCGAGCCCCTGCCGCGGGACGGCGGCTTCGAATACGTCTGGGAGGTCTTCGGCGGGGCGATCTCCTCCAACTTCGCCCCCTCCATCGAGAAGGGCATCCGGAGCGTGATGGAGCAGGGGCTGCTGGCCGGCTACCCGATCGTGGATGTCCGCGTGGCCGTCTACGACGGCAAGGAGCACCCGGTGGACTCCAACGACATCTCCTTCCAGATCGCCGGGCGCGAGGCGTTCAAGCTGGCCTTCCAGCAGGCCGGCCCCGTCCTCCTGGAGCCGATCATGCAGTTCACCATCATCGTGCCGGAGCAGTTCACGGGGGACGTGATCAGCGACCTCAACACGCGCCGGGCCCGGGTGCAGGGCATCGAGCAGCAGGGCGACAAGAGCGTCATCATCGCCCTGGCCCCTCTGGCGGAGATGCAGCGCTACGCCACCCAGCTGCGCTCCCTGACCCAGGGCCGCGGCGTGTTCCGCATGACCTTCAGCCACTACGAGGAGGTCCCTCATCACATCGCCCAGACCATCATCGAGCAGGCGCGGCGGGAGCGGGAGGCCGCGAAGGAGAAAGCTTGA
- a CDS encoding HD domain-containing protein, producing the protein MGGWRYRWRQFRWALGARIREEDRALVARFLPPEAQALFRRMPRGDQRHSLAVLRTLLEWGETHPALLQAALLHDVGKAAAPLSPWERALLVLTEALCPPSWRRILRQLPLLRRWAARVQRYRAHPEIGAAWAQAAGCDPLTVALIRRHQEPLGPPQPEEDLETRLLRRLQEADGRN; encoded by the coding sequence ATGGGTGGATGGCGTTATCGGTGGCGGCAGTTCCGCTGGGCGCTGGGGGCGCGGATCCGGGAGGAGGATCGGGCCCTGGTGGCCCGGTTCCTGCCTCCGGAGGCCCAGGCCCTGTTCCGGCGGATGCCGCGCGGCGACCAGCGTCACAGCCTGGCAGTGTTGCGAACCTTGCTGGAGTGGGGGGAGACGCACCCGGCGCTGTTGCAGGCGGCGTTGCTTCACGATGTGGGGAAAGCCGCCGCGCCCCTCTCTCCCTGGGAGCGGGCCCTGCTGGTGCTGACGGAGGCCCTGTGCCCGCCCTCCTGGCGACGGATCCTCCGGCAGCTCCCGTTGCTCCGCCGCTGGGCCGCGCGGGTCCAGCGGTATCGGGCCCATCCGGAGATCGGGGCGGCCTGGGCTCAGGCGGCCGGGTGCGATCCCCTCACGGTGGCGTTGATCCGGCGTCACCAGGAGCCTCTCGGCCCTCCCCAGCCGGAGGAGGATCTGGAGACCCGTCTGCTCCGCCGGTTGCAGGAAGCGGATGGACGGAATTGA
- a CDS encoding SCP2 sterol-binding domain-containing protein has translation MGIPFPSDAWIKALMEEVNRSPGYAEAAKNWEGDFYFVVEPEGPMTKPVVLYMDLWHGRCREAFEVTDESARNPAYRMSAPYSVWKQVIQGKLDPIQALVTGRIKLKGNMVNIMRNVRAAKELVLCCTRVPTDFIA, from the coding sequence ATGGGGATCCCCTTTCCCTCCGACGCGTGGATCAAGGCTCTGATGGAGGAGGTTAACCGCAGCCCGGGATACGCCGAGGCCGCGAAGAACTGGGAGGGCGATTTCTACTTCGTCGTGGAGCCCGAAGGCCCCATGACGAAGCCCGTCGTGCTGTATATGGACCTCTGGCACGGGCGGTGCCGCGAGGCCTTCGAGGTCACGGATGAGTCGGCCCGCAACCCGGCTTACCGGATGTCCGCCCCCTACTCCGTGTGGAAGCAGGTCATCCAGGGGAAGCTGGATCCGATCCAGGCGCTGGTCACCGGTCGCATCAAGCTGAAGGGGAACATGGTGAACATCATGCGGAACGTGCGGGCGGCCAAGGAGCTGGTGCTCTGCTGCACCCGCGTGCCGACCGACTTCATCGCCTGA
- a CDS encoding iron-containing alcohol dehydrogenase translates to MWFFKTPEIVFGEDALFYLEELRGQRAFVITDAQLRRLGLVRQVEEHLRRAGMEVHVFDMVEPNPTIDLVRIGADVIRAFNPDWIVAVGGGSVIDAAKAIWVLFERPDLDPLAISPMEPLGLRRRARLVAIPTTSGTGSEATWAIVLTDPRARRKLGVGSRENMPDIAIVDPAMAMDLPPRLTADTGMDALSHALEGYVSTWRNPFSDAMCLHAARLIFAYLPRAYRDGARDPEARAHMHLAATMAGIGFGNAMVGLAHSLGHALGARFDIPHGRAVGLFLPYVIEFNARVAADRYAHLLHAIGRPSPNGPEAAFQLSRAVLELLETLEQPQTVAACGIPRDDFEADLPTLVEYALEDPSTLTNPRSPTAEEVEHLLLYAYEGKMVDF, encoded by the coding sequence ATGTGGTTCTTCAAGACCCCGGAGATCGTCTTCGGTGAGGACGCCCTCTTCTATCTGGAGGAGCTGAGGGGGCAGCGGGCCTTCGTGATCACCGACGCCCAGCTGCGGCGCCTGGGCCTGGTCCGGCAGGTCGAGGAGCACCTGCGCCGGGCCGGGATGGAGGTCCACGTGTTCGATATGGTGGAGCCCAACCCGACCATCGACCTGGTCCGCATCGGAGCCGATGTGATCCGGGCCTTCAACCCGGACTGGATCGTGGCCGTGGGGGGAGGCTCCGTGATCGACGCCGCGAAAGCGATCTGGGTGCTCTTCGAACGGCCGGACCTCGATCCGCTGGCCATCAGCCCGATGGAGCCGCTGGGCCTGCGGCGCCGCGCCCGCCTCGTCGCCATCCCCACCACCAGCGGCACCGGTTCGGAGGCCACCTGGGCCATCGTCCTCACAGATCCCCGAGCCCGGCGCAAGCTGGGCGTGGGCTCCCGGGAGAACATGCCCGACATCGCCATCGTGGATCCCGCGATGGCCATGGATCTGCCGCCCCGCCTGACCGCGGACACGGGGATGGACGCCCTGAGCCATGCCCTGGAGGGCTACGTCAGCACCTGGCGGAACCCGTTCAGCGATGCGATGTGCCTGCACGCGGCCCGCCTGATCTTCGCTTACCTTCCTCGTGCCTACCGGGACGGCGCCCGGGATCCGGAGGCCCGCGCCCATATGCACCTGGCGGCCACGATGGCCGGCATCGGCTTCGGAAACGCCATGGTGGGCCTGGCCCACAGCCTGGGCCACGCCCTGGGCGCCCGCTTCGACATCCCCCACGGCCGGGCGGTGGGGCTCTTCCTCCCCTATGTGATCGAGTTCAACGCCCGGGTGGCTGCCGATCGTTACGCCCACCTCCTCCATGCCATCGGACGGCCGAGCCCCAACGGCCCCGAGGCGGCTTTCCAGCTCTCCCGGGCTGTCCTGGAGCTGCTCGAAACCCTGGAGCAGCCTCAGACCGTCGCCGCCTGCGGGATCCCGAGGGACGACTTTGAGGCCGATCTCCCCACTCTGGTGGAATACGCCCTGGAGGACCCCAGCACGCTAACCAACCCGAGGTCCCCCACGGCGGAGGAGGTGGAGCACCTGCTGCTGTATGCCTACGAGGGGAAGATGGTGGATTTTTAA
- a CDS encoding glycosyltransferase family 39 protein has translation MTRWLLFLISGLYLVLSWSFARWTPPWQVPDEPAHYNYIRFIATTGRLPVLRPGDYNQEYLSAIVSRGFPPELPIDPLRYEFHQPPLYYVLAAPLFSLFGGQLFPLRLFSASLGLLQVLLAFAATRRLFPERPAWALGVAAVFAFLPQHVAMNSGVNNDALAEALILGLWVQLAKELQGHRPRAAWIGSLLLGAGFLTKTTVYPMALVVLVAVGVRIAADRAPRAEAMRRLARWLLPALLLGGLWWARNALTYGWPDLLGLQQHDRVVVGQPRTAEWIARYGLAATLDRFRAFTFQSFWGQFGWMGVVLEARWYLLFAWLSALGLLGLALHLGREGRRAPLWGWPGRLLAFHLLLTVAAYIGYNLSFVQHQGRYLFPALLPIALGLTVGWFAWLERPAADGLAGACGLGILILGLAGILGGDLPAFPILLMIGTGLLAQGAARFPALRPALALLACLGAFALDLYLALRVIPSAF, from the coding sequence ATGACCCGATGGCTTCTCTTTCTGATCTCAGGGCTTTACCTCGTCCTGTCCTGGAGCTTCGCCCGCTGGACGCCGCCATGGCAGGTGCCGGATGAGCCCGCGCATTACAACTACATCCGCTTCATCGCGACCACCGGTCGCCTGCCCGTCCTCCGGCCGGGGGATTACAATCAGGAATACCTGAGCGCCATCGTCTCCAGAGGCTTCCCGCCGGAGCTGCCCATCGATCCCCTGCGTTACGAGTTCCACCAGCCCCCGCTTTACTACGTGCTGGCCGCTCCCCTTTTTTCGCTCTTCGGAGGCCAGCTCTTCCCCCTCCGTTTGTTTTCAGCCTCCCTGGGCCTTCTTCAGGTCCTCCTGGCTTTCGCCGCAACCCGCCGCCTGTTCCCGGAACGACCGGCATGGGCGCTGGGGGTGGCAGCGGTCTTCGCCTTCCTGCCCCAGCATGTGGCGATGAATAGCGGAGTGAACAACGACGCCCTGGCGGAGGCCCTGATCCTGGGGCTCTGGGTGCAGCTGGCGAAGGAGCTTCAAGGCCATCGCCCGCGCGCGGCGTGGATCGGCAGCCTGCTCTTAGGGGCCGGCTTCCTGACCAAGACCACCGTCTACCCGATGGCGCTGGTGGTCCTGGTCGCCGTGGGGGTGCGGATCGCTGCGGATCGCGCCCCGCGGGCGGAGGCGATGCGACGCCTGGCGCGCTGGCTGCTTCCCGCCCTCCTCCTGGGAGGGCTCTGGTGGGCGCGCAACGCCCTCACCTATGGCTGGCCGGATCTGCTGGGGCTGCAACAGCACGATCGCGTGGTGGTCGGGCAGCCACGGACGGCGGAGTGGATCGCCCGTTACGGGCTGGCGGCGACCCTGGATCGCTTCCGCGCGTTCACCTTCCAGAGCTTCTGGGGGCAGTTCGGATGGATGGGGGTGGTGCTGGAGGCCCGATGGTATCTTCTCTTCGCCTGGCTGAGCGCGCTGGGGCTGCTGGGCCTGGCCCTGCACCTGGGGCGGGAGGGCCGGCGCGCTCCGCTCTGGGGATGGCCCGGGCGGCTTCTGGCGTTTCATCTGTTGCTCACCGTCGCCGCTTACATCGGGTATAACCTCTCCTTCGTCCAGCATCAGGGGCGCTATCTCTTCCCGGCCCTGCTGCCCATCGCCCTGGGCCTCACCGTGGGGTGGTTCGCGTGGCTGGAGCGGCCCGCGGCGGATGGGCTGGCCGGGGCCTGCGGCCTGGGGATCCTGATCCTGGGGCTCGCGGGGATCCTGGGGGGGGATCTTCCGGCCTTCCCCATCCTCCTGATGATCGGGACCGGGCTGCTCGCTCAGGGGGCGGCGCGATTCCCCGCCCTCCGCCCTGCCCTGGCCCTCCTTGCTTGCCTCGGCGCCTTCGCCCTGGATCTCTACCTCGCCCTCCGGGTGATCCCCTCGGCGTTTTGA
- a CDS encoding response regulator, whose protein sequence is MGSSEGRGIRPPRVLIVEDNPNEARALHDLLVWNGFEVALAATARQGWSRLRSWGPDAVVLDLGLPDADGLTLCRAIKSDAQLRDLPVLILTGRSAVRELVEGLRAGAEDYVAKPYDPREVLARLQALLRRGQRIASLKTYHLQWWNFLRAFVPSPVLQALQKAPQEVVGPVRMRPLSILTVTWGGLRERLREAAQDGRLPAGTLGQALNRHLEVFHTSIHAEGGSPAPMVDEVTMAWFNIPLPCPDHAVRALRAALVLRERIRRLHSELPPGLRFVPGILLHRGNALVGLMGGASYRHYGALGEAVEAARRLALIAPPGEILLTPAFYEAVQGLLPAQPWTEAPAFLRIPLYRVSTGSHPLSPSSSTEKGGR, encoded by the coding sequence ATGGGTTCATCCGAAGGAAGGGGCATCCGTCCGCCCCGCGTGTTGATCGTGGAAGATAACCCGAACGAGGCCCGGGCGCTGCATGATCTGCTGGTCTGGAACGGGTTTGAGGTCGCCCTGGCGGCCACCGCCCGCCAGGGATGGAGCCGGCTGCGCTCCTGGGGTCCTGACGCGGTGGTCCTCGACCTGGGGCTGCCGGATGCGGACGGCTTGACCCTTTGCCGGGCGATCAAATCCGACGCCCAGCTCCGGGACCTCCCGGTGCTCATCCTCACCGGCCGCTCCGCGGTCCGGGAGCTGGTGGAAGGCCTGCGGGCGGGGGCGGAGGATTACGTCGCCAAGCCCTACGATCCGCGGGAGGTCCTGGCCCGGCTGCAGGCCCTCCTGCGCCGCGGCCAGCGCATTGCCTCCCTCAAAACCTATCACTTGCAATGGTGGAATTTCCTCCGAGCCTTCGTCCCCTCCCCGGTCCTGCAGGCGCTCCAGAAGGCCCCGCAGGAAGTGGTGGGCCCCGTCCGGATGCGACCCCTCAGCATCCTCACGGTGACATGGGGCGGGCTCCGGGAGCGGCTTCGCGAGGCGGCCCAGGATGGCCGGCTCCCGGCCGGGACGCTGGGCCAGGCGCTGAACCGGCATCTGGAGGTATTCCACACGAGCATCCACGCCGAGGGAGGATCCCCTGCGCCCATGGTGGACGAGGTGACGATGGCCTGGTTCAACATCCCCCTCCCCTGCCCGGATCACGCGGTGCGGGCCCTGCGGGCCGCCCTGGTCCTCCGGGAACGGATCCGCCGGCTCCACTCGGAGCTTCCCCCCGGCCTGCGTTTCGTCCCCGGGATCCTGCTGCACCGGGGGAACGCCCTGGTGGGGCTGATGGGAGGCGCGAGTTACCGGCACTACGGCGCCCTGGGGGAAGCGGTGGAAGCCGCCCGGCGGCTGGCGTTGATCGCTCCCCCCGGGGAGATCCTCCTCACCCCCGCGTTCTACGAGGCCGTCCAGGGCCTTCTCCCCGCCCAGCCCTGGACCGAGGCCCCCGCTTTCCTCCGGATCCCCCTTTACCGGGTTTCCACCGGAAGCCATCCGCTCTCCCCCTCGTCCTCGACGGAGAAGGGAGGAAGGTGA
- a CDS encoding DUF1232 domain-containing protein, producing MGRGGSLGRIMRDLWRIWRLWRDPRTPGWVKALPLLVLLYILSPIDFVPDLAIPGLGSLDDLVLALLALRLLLDLAPPAERPPSRSGEVIDATYRVLEE from the coding sequence ATGGGCCGTGGAGGATCCTTGGGGCGGATCATGCGGGATCTGTGGCGGATCTGGCGATTGTGGCGGGATCCCCGGACGCCGGGATGGGTCAAGGCGCTCCCCCTGCTGGTGTTGTTGTATATCCTCTCCCCCATTGATTTCGTGCCGGATCTGGCGATCCCCGGCCTGGGCTCCCTGGATGACCTGGTCCTGGCGTTGCTGGCCCTTCGCCTGTTGCTGGATCTGGCCCCGCCGGCCGAGCGCCCCCCCTCCCGGAGCGGCGAGGTCATCGACGCCACCTACCGGGTGCTGGAAGAGTGA
- a CDS encoding molybdenum cofactor biosynthesis protein MoaE, whose amino-acid sequence MEMEVQVRLFATLKDRAGREVITVRLPDGASVADLLRAVAEAYPSLQPYLTSTVVAINHEFAFPEDDVRPGDEVALFPPVSGGGEDPEPPEVIALTPEPIDLNALVRAVTTPRTGAVALFVGVVRGEEGDRQVEALEYEAYRPMAEAKMRQVLAEIRARWPLVRGIALVQRIGRMGVGEVTVAVAVSAGHRHEGIFEAARYGIDRLKEIVPIWKKERGPHGELWIEGHYHPSPADVSPPSS is encoded by the coding sequence ATGGAGATGGAAGTGCAGGTGCGCCTGTTCGCCACGTTGAAGGATCGCGCGGGCCGGGAGGTGATCACCGTACGGCTCCCGGATGGGGCTTCTGTGGCCGATCTGCTGCGCGCGGTGGCCGAGGCCTACCCCAGCCTTCAGCCTTACCTGACCTCCACGGTCGTGGCGATCAACCACGAGTTCGCGTTCCCGGAAGATGACGTCCGACCCGGGGACGAGGTGGCCCTGTTCCCGCCGGTGAGCGGGGGCGGGGAGGATCCCGAACCGCCGGAGGTCATCGCGTTGACCCCGGAGCCCATCGATCTGAACGCGCTGGTGCGGGCGGTGACCACCCCCCGAACCGGCGCGGTGGCGCTGTTCGTTGGGGTGGTGCGCGGGGAGGAGGGCGACCGGCAGGTGGAGGCTCTGGAGTATGAGGCGTATCGCCCCATGGCCGAGGCCAAGATGCGCCAGGTCCTGGCGGAGATCCGGGCCCGCTGGCCGCTGGTCCGCGGCATCGCCCTGGTCCAGCGGATCGGACGCATGGGGGTGGGGGAGGTTACCGTGGCGGTGGCCGTTTCCGCGGGGCACCGCCACGAGGGGATCTTCGAGGCGGCCCGCTACGGCATCGACCGCCTGAAGGAGATCGTCCCCATCTGGAAGAAAGAGCGGGGCCCGCACGGCGAGCTTTGGATCGAAGGCCATTACCATCCCTCCCCGGCGGATGTCTCTCCCCCATCCTCCTGA